One stretch of Streptomyces sp. R21 DNA includes these proteins:
- a CDS encoding carbon-nitrogen hydrolase family protein, translated as MDSFPRFTAAAVQAAPVYLDPAATVDKAIALIEEAARNGASLVVLPEVFVPGYPYWNWTMNPVQGSPWFERLYRASVDIPGPHVDALRAAARRHKVVVVIGVNERGPHSLGVLYNTLLTIGPDGQLLGVHRKLVPTWAEKLTWTGGDGSSLRVHETPIGPLGVLACGENTNTLARFTLLAQGELVHAASYIALPVAPEDYDMADAIAVRTAAHSFEGKVFSVVSCSTISPEIVDTVAGDDEEVRRMLARPRSALSGIFGPDGRPVTEPLVDDEGIVYAEIDLAKCIQPKQMHDIVGHYNRFDVFRLHVDNTPRTPVTFTADPRRQPTDHNWAPLPADGTDTTKEDDA; from the coding sequence GTGGACAGCTTTCCCCGCTTCACCGCCGCCGCGGTCCAGGCCGCCCCCGTCTACCTCGACCCGGCCGCCACCGTCGACAAGGCGATCGCGCTCATCGAGGAGGCCGCCCGCAACGGAGCCTCGCTCGTCGTCCTGCCCGAGGTGTTCGTCCCGGGCTACCCGTACTGGAACTGGACGATGAACCCCGTCCAGGGCTCCCCCTGGTTCGAACGCCTCTACCGCGCCTCCGTCGACATACCCGGGCCGCACGTGGACGCGCTGCGTGCGGCCGCCCGCCGGCACAAGGTCGTCGTCGTGATCGGCGTCAACGAACGCGGACCGCACAGCCTGGGCGTCCTCTACAACACCCTTCTCACCATCGGTCCGGACGGGCAACTGCTGGGCGTGCACCGCAAGTTGGTGCCCACCTGGGCGGAGAAGCTCACCTGGACCGGCGGCGACGGCAGCTCCCTGCGCGTCCACGAGACCCCGATCGGACCCCTGGGCGTGCTGGCCTGCGGGGAGAACACCAACACGCTCGCCCGCTTCACGCTGCTCGCGCAGGGCGAACTCGTCCACGCCGCAAGCTACATCGCGCTGCCGGTCGCCCCCGAGGACTACGACATGGCGGACGCCATCGCGGTACGCACCGCCGCCCACAGCTTCGAGGGCAAGGTCTTCTCCGTCGTCTCCTGCTCGACGATCTCACCGGAGATCGTCGACACCGTCGCCGGCGACGACGAAGAGGTACGGCGCATGCTCGCCCGCCCCCGCAGCGCGCTGTCGGGCATCTTCGGTCCCGACGGCAGGCCGGTGACCGAACCCCTCGTGGACGACGAGGGAATCGTCTACGCCGAGATCGACCTCGCCAAGTGCATCCAGCCCAAGCAGATGCACGACATCGTCGGCCACTACAACCGCTTCGACGTCTTCCGGCTCCACGTCGACAACACCCCCCGCACCCCGGTGACCTTCACCGCCGACCCCCGACGGCAGCCCACGGACCACAACTGGGCCCCGCTGCCCGCCGACGGCACCGACACCACCAAGGAGGACGACGCATGA
- a CDS encoding bifunctional salicylyl-CoA 5-hydroxylase/oxidoreductase yields the protein MRVAVIGGGPGGLYFAALAKQLSPHWEVTVWERNAADDTFGFGVVFSDETLGGIAQADPELFAEMSAEFARWSDIDIRYKDQVLTSGGHGFAALGRKRLLAVLQARCAALGVDVRYRTQAPPVAELAAAYDLVVAGDGVRSAARATYADTFRPDLDERHCRYMWLATDKVFEAFTFIVAEGDFGTMQVHAYPFDTTRSTFIVEIDEESWRRAGFAEFAARNHPAGTSDEDSIRLCQEILADHLDGHRLIPNNSKWIRFTTVRNETWRHGNVVLLGDAAHTAHFSIGSGTKLAMEDALALAACLHEQPDLAGALAAYEAERKPVVESTQRAAQASLEWFENVGRHTGQEPHQFAFNLLTRSRRVTHDNLRVRDREFTDAVEEAWHASARSPVISSAAVPPMFRPFQLGGLQLRNRVVAPAIALYSAREGVPGDFDLVHLSTQTLGGAGLAIAGMTAVNPEGRATPGCPGLYTDEQEAAWRKITDFVRQQSGACLGIQLTHAGRRAATTVPRADGRSTPLGERGWPLVAASALAWNSGSDTPREATRQDMEDITRDFVAAARRADRAGFDVLELQFGHGHLLSGFLSPLTNTRTDAYGGSLTNRLRFPVEVLAAVRTVWPTGKALIVRISATDWAQGGTTEADAIEIARALSRAGADAIDVSTGEVVAHEQPRYGRSYQTPYADLIRNATGVPTIAVGAISTYDDVNSIILAGRADLCAVGRAQLHDPLWTLHAAAAQEYAGPAAPWPTSWKAGSGRPPGARTDRIPPRLQLLRETPVPVHQRWLPPGRPTVAAAAVR from the coding sequence GTGCGCGTAGCAGTCATCGGGGGAGGGCCGGGAGGGCTGTACTTCGCAGCCCTGGCCAAGCAGCTCTCCCCGCACTGGGAGGTCACCGTCTGGGAGCGCAACGCGGCCGACGACACCTTCGGGTTCGGCGTCGTGTTCTCCGACGAGACCCTCGGCGGCATCGCGCAGGCCGACCCCGAGCTCTTCGCGGAGATGTCGGCCGAGTTCGCCCGCTGGAGCGACATCGACATCCGCTACAAGGACCAGGTGCTCACCTCGGGTGGACACGGCTTCGCCGCGCTCGGGCGCAAGCGGCTGCTGGCCGTCCTTCAGGCACGCTGCGCCGCCCTGGGCGTGGACGTGCGCTACCGCACCCAGGCCCCGCCGGTTGCCGAACTCGCCGCCGCATACGACCTGGTGGTGGCCGGCGACGGGGTGCGGTCCGCGGCCCGTGCCACCTACGCCGACACCTTCCGGCCGGACCTCGACGAACGGCACTGCCGTTACATGTGGCTCGCCACGGACAAGGTCTTCGAGGCGTTCACCTTCATCGTCGCCGAGGGCGACTTCGGCACCATGCAGGTCCACGCCTATCCGTTCGACACGACCCGCAGCACGTTCATCGTGGAGATCGACGAGGAGTCGTGGCGGCGCGCGGGGTTCGCCGAGTTCGCGGCCCGGAACCACCCGGCGGGGACCAGCGACGAGGACAGCATCCGGCTGTGCCAGGAGATCCTCGCCGACCACCTCGACGGGCACCGCCTGATACCGAACAACTCCAAGTGGATCCGCTTCACCACGGTCCGCAACGAGACCTGGCGGCACGGCAACGTCGTCCTGCTGGGCGACGCCGCCCACACCGCCCACTTCTCCATCGGCTCCGGCACCAAGCTCGCCATGGAGGACGCCCTCGCGCTCGCGGCATGCCTCCACGAGCAGCCCGACCTGGCGGGGGCCCTCGCCGCGTACGAGGCCGAGCGCAAGCCGGTGGTGGAGTCCACCCAGCGTGCCGCCCAGGCGAGCCTCGAATGGTTCGAGAACGTGGGGCGCCACACCGGGCAGGAGCCGCACCAGTTCGCCTTCAACCTGCTGACCCGCAGCCGGCGCGTCACCCACGACAACCTGCGGGTGCGGGACAGGGAGTTCACCGATGCGGTGGAGGAGGCGTGGCACGCCTCCGCGCGGTCTCCGGTCATCTCCTCTGCCGCGGTGCCGCCCATGTTCCGGCCGTTCCAGCTCGGCGGCCTGCAGCTGCGCAATCGTGTGGTGGCGCCTGCGATCGCCCTGTACTCGGCACGTGAGGGTGTTCCGGGCGACTTCGACCTGGTGCACCTGAGCACCCAGACCCTCGGCGGGGCCGGGCTCGCCATCGCCGGTATGACGGCCGTGAACCCGGAGGGCCGCGCCACGCCCGGCTGCCCCGGTCTGTACACCGACGAGCAGGAAGCCGCCTGGCGGAAGATCACCGACTTCGTCCGTCAGCAGTCGGGCGCCTGCCTCGGCATCCAGCTCACCCATGCCGGCCGCCGTGCGGCGACCACGGTGCCCCGCGCCGACGGCCGAAGCACCCCGCTCGGGGAACGCGGATGGCCTCTGGTGGCGGCCTCGGCGCTCGCGTGGAACAGCGGCAGCGATACCCCCCGAGAGGCCACGCGTCAGGACATGGAGGACATCACCCGGGACTTCGTCGCCGCCGCGCGCCGGGCCGACCGTGCCGGATTCGACGTCCTGGAGCTGCAGTTCGGGCACGGACACCTGCTGTCCGGCTTCCTCTCACCGCTGACGAACACCCGCACCGACGCCTACGGCGGCAGCCTCACCAACCGGCTCCGCTTCCCGGTGGAGGTCCTGGCGGCCGTACGCACGGTGTGGCCGACGGGCAAGGCGCTGATCGTCCGCATCTCGGCGACGGACTGGGCGCAGGGCGGCACCACCGAGGCCGACGCGATCGAGATCGCCCGCGCCCTGAGCCGGGCCGGTGCGGATGCCATCGACGTCTCCACCGGCGAAGTCGTCGCGCACGAACAGCCGCGCTACGGCCGCAGCTACCAGACGCCGTACGCGGACCTCATCCGCAACGCCACCGGCGTTCCCACCATCGCCGTCGGTGCGATCTCCACCTACGACGACGTGAACTCCATCATCCTGGCCGGACGCGCCGATCTCTGCGCCGTCGGCCGTGCCCAGCTCCACGATCCGCTGTGGACCCTGCACGCCGCCGCGGCCCAGGAGTACGCAGGTCCCGCCGCACCGTGGCCGACGTCGTGGAAGGCGGGCAGCGGCAGACCCCCCGGCGCGCGCACCGACCGCATCCCGCCCCGCCTGCAACTGCTGCGGGAAACCCCCGTGCCCGTGCACCAGCGGTGGCTGCCGCCCGGTCGCCCCACCGTCGCCGCGGCGGCCGTCCGTTGA
- a CDS encoding acyl-CoA thioesterase, whose translation MDPSSPMPEPASGDGGFGEVLEAREPQLPSVVIERRVEWPDTDAAGHYHHSTVVRWVEAAEAVLLRRLGLAHLFGSTPRVHFEADYRARLWFGQLVRVELSATKVGTASLHYAFTVEAEDGDVAATGRMTIAHSAADATGATPWPEDVRQVLTKAGPQAPERIL comes from the coding sequence ATGGACCCGTCCAGCCCCATGCCCGAACCAGCCAGTGGTGACGGCGGTTTCGGCGAAGTGCTCGAAGCGCGTGAACCCCAGCTGCCCAGCGTCGTCATCGAGCGACGTGTCGAGTGGCCGGACACCGACGCGGCCGGCCACTACCACCACTCGACGGTCGTCCGCTGGGTCGAGGCGGCCGAGGCCGTCCTGCTGCGCCGACTCGGTCTCGCCCACCTCTTCGGAAGCACTCCGAGGGTGCACTTCGAGGCGGACTACCGCGCCCGGCTGTGGTTCGGGCAACTCGTCCGCGTCGAGCTGAGTGCCACGAAGGTGGGCACGGCCTCCCTGCACTACGCCTTCACCGTCGAGGCGGAGGACGGCGACGTGGCGGCCACGGGCCGCATGACGATCGCGCACTCGGCCGCTGACGCGACCGGCGCCACCCCCTGGCCCGAGGACGTGCGTCAGGTGCTGACCAAGGCGGGTCCCCAGGCGCCGGAACGGATTCTGTGA
- a CDS encoding benzoate-CoA ligase family protein: MELSPSAHVDTFCRDRLPPFDLWPQLHFDLPELRYPERLNCAAALLDDAVARWGADRPCLLTPTDSWTYGDLLRRANQVARVLTEDFAVRPGNRVLLRGPNNPWLVAAWFGVMKAGCVAVTTMPLLRAVELAQLCEISLPAVAVCDHRYLEELQVADAPDMRIVAYGGGAPDDLAARCAAKEATFQNVDTAADDVALIGFTSGTTGRPKATLHFHRDVLANADTFSRHVLKPRPDDVFTGTPPLAFTFGLGGLVVFPLHAGAASLLLEQATPDQLADHVADHGVTVLFTAPTAYRAIMAAGKADRLAKLRRCASAGEALPAQVWEDFRTATGLRIIDGIGATEMLHVFISAADDDIRPGSTGRPVPGYRARVVDEAGEPVPDGEPGLLAVTGPTGCRYLDDPRQETYVKEGWNITGDTYVRDADGYFWYVARSDDMIVSSGYNIAGPEVEKALVVHPHVEDCAVVGVPDERRGMIVKAYVVLKPGLTGGVTTVKELQDHVKRTIAPYKYPRAIEFVADLPRTSNGKLQRAELRSRAVGAAG; the protein is encoded by the coding sequence ATGGAGCTCTCCCCGTCGGCGCACGTGGACACGTTCTGCCGCGATCGCCTTCCACCCTTCGACCTTTGGCCCCAACTCCACTTCGATCTACCGGAGTTGAGATATCCCGAGCGACTCAACTGCGCCGCCGCGCTGCTCGACGACGCGGTCGCGCGCTGGGGAGCCGACCGGCCGTGTCTGCTGACGCCCACCGACTCCTGGACCTACGGCGACCTGCTGCGTCGGGCCAACCAAGTGGCCCGCGTTCTCACCGAGGACTTCGCGGTGCGGCCCGGCAACCGCGTACTGCTGCGCGGTCCCAACAACCCCTGGCTGGTCGCCGCGTGGTTCGGCGTCATGAAGGCGGGCTGTGTGGCCGTCACCACGATGCCTCTGCTGCGTGCGGTGGAGCTGGCGCAACTGTGCGAGATCAGCCTTCCGGCCGTCGCCGTCTGCGATCACCGCTATCTGGAGGAGCTGCAGGTCGCCGACGCTCCGGACATGCGGATAGTCGCCTACGGCGGCGGCGCGCCCGACGACCTTGCCGCCCGGTGCGCGGCCAAGGAGGCGACATTCCAGAACGTCGACACCGCGGCGGACGACGTGGCGCTGATCGGCTTCACGTCCGGAACGACCGGGCGGCCGAAAGCCACACTGCACTTCCACCGCGATGTCCTGGCCAACGCCGACACCTTCTCGCGCCACGTCCTGAAGCCCCGGCCGGACGACGTGTTCACGGGAACCCCACCGCTCGCTTTCACCTTCGGTCTCGGCGGACTGGTCGTCTTCCCGCTGCACGCCGGTGCCGCATCCTTGCTGCTCGAGCAGGCGACGCCGGACCAACTGGCGGACCATGTCGCCGACCACGGCGTCACGGTGCTGTTCACCGCACCGACGGCGTACCGGGCGATCATGGCGGCCGGGAAGGCGGACCGCCTGGCGAAGCTGCGCCGCTGCGCGTCCGCCGGTGAGGCGCTGCCGGCGCAGGTCTGGGAGGACTTCCGCACCGCCACGGGGCTGCGCATCATCGACGGCATCGGTGCCACGGAGATGCTTCATGTGTTCATCTCCGCCGCGGACGACGACATACGCCCCGGCTCCACGGGCAGGCCCGTTCCCGGATACCGGGCCAGGGTCGTCGACGAGGCCGGCGAACCCGTACCCGACGGCGAGCCCGGACTGCTCGCCGTGACCGGTCCGACCGGCTGCCGCTACCTGGACGACCCCCGGCAGGAGACGTATGTCAAGGAAGGCTGGAACATCACCGGCGACACCTACGTCCGGGACGCGGACGGCTACTTCTGGTACGTGGCCCGCAGCGACGACATGATCGTCTCCTCCGGCTACAACATCGCCGGCCCCGAGGTGGAGAAGGCCCTGGTCGTCCACCCGCACGTCGAGGACTGCGCTGTCGTGGGGGTCCCCGACGAACGCCGCGGCATGATCGTGAAGGCGTACGTCGTGCTCAAGCCGGGTCTCACCGGTGGCGTCACCACGGTCAAGGAACTCCAGGACCACGTCAAGCGAACCATCGCGCCCTACAAGTACCCCCGCGCGATCGAGTTCGTCGCCGATCTGCCGCGCACGAGCAACGGCAAGCTGCAGCGCGCCGAACTGCGCAGTCGCGCCGTCGGCGCAGCCGGCTGA
- a CDS encoding ATP-binding protein — protein sequence MKTLCPGVRLKLRRGITRVTRAASRRELRMSSLAVSLVRPPPVPRAWMCPVVRGVHGQAFHRWRMRPTLDSVPEVRARVRATLRRRRVPADVEDALLLVVTELASNAVRHADTDRLCAAITFGRGWLRLDVGDGDPALPDVGAEVDLESEGGRGLFLVGLLVTELRGEVAAIPCGSGKVVRVRVPLAG from the coding sequence ATGAAGACCCTGTGTCCAGGCGTTCGATTGAAATTGCGGCGGGGGATTACACGAGTAACTCGCGCCGCCTCCCGTCGGGAGCTTCGAATGTCCTCCCTTGCCGTCTCCCTCGTACGGCCTCCGCCGGTCCCCCGTGCATGGATGTGTCCTGTTGTCCGTGGAGTGCACGGGCAGGCATTTCATCGGTGGAGGATGCGGCCGACCCTCGACTCCGTCCCCGAGGTGCGAGCCCGGGTTCGCGCGACTCTCCGGCGGCGACGTGTTCCGGCGGATGTCGAGGACGCGCTGCTCCTGGTGGTCACGGAGCTGGCCTCCAATGCCGTGCGTCATGCGGACACGGACCGGTTGTGCGCCGCGATCACGTTCGGGCGCGGCTGGCTGCGGCTGGATGTCGGTGACGGCGATCCGGCTCTGCCGGACGTCGGCGCGGAGGTCGATCTCGAATCGGAAGGCGGTCGCGGCCTGTTCCTTGTCGGCCTCCTCGTGACCGAGCTGCGCGGCGAGGTGGCCGCGATCCCCTGTGGTTCGGGGAAGGTCGTCCGGGTCCGGGTTCCGTTGGCCGGTTGA
- a CDS encoding alpha/beta hydrolase fold domain-containing protein, protein MTQTPPAEMDLGWPPPRFLAPPPALVGPEGTRHFDGVTYATTAGYRPRLLDVHVPASQVPVPAVVWIHGGGWLEGDRRYPPPTIPVELLHRSVLQAGLALVTIDYRHSLEAPFPAQLHDAKAAIRYVRRFAGELGIDGDRIGVWGESAGGHLVALAGLVGPGKHAGVDLEGSEGTAEESSSVSAVVDWYGVSELISLLSHTLPSVPGVDYPNPFTALLGAATGEELVTRAAIASPVTHVRPGSTPPPFLLIHGTKDGLVPYSQSEALAQALEGIEAEVTLRAVPDADHIFLGATDVAPIVAESVDFLVRHLMPATATAR, encoded by the coding sequence ATGACGCAAACACCGCCCGCCGAGATGGACCTCGGGTGGCCTCCACCGCGCTTCCTGGCTCCGCCTCCCGCCCTGGTCGGACCCGAGGGCACCCGCCACTTCGACGGCGTCACCTACGCGACGACCGCGGGTTACCGTCCGCGTCTCCTCGACGTTCACGTACCGGCGAGTCAGGTGCCGGTACCGGCGGTGGTGTGGATTCACGGAGGTGGATGGCTGGAGGGCGACCGCCGCTACCCGCCGCCCACCATCCCCGTCGAGCTGCTGCACCGGTCCGTGCTGCAGGCCGGCCTCGCCCTCGTCACCATCGACTACCGGCACAGCCTGGAAGCCCCGTTCCCGGCACAGCTGCACGACGCCAAGGCCGCGATCCGCTACGTGCGCCGCTTCGCCGGCGAGCTCGGGATCGACGGCGACCGCATCGGAGTGTGGGGGGAGTCCGCCGGAGGACATCTGGTCGCGCTCGCCGGCCTGGTCGGCCCGGGGAAGCACGCGGGCGTCGACCTCGAGGGCAGCGAAGGGACCGCTGAGGAGAGCAGCTCGGTCAGTGCCGTCGTCGACTGGTACGGCGTCTCCGAGCTGATTTCTCTCCTGTCGCACACCCTGCCGTCCGTGCCCGGGGTCGACTATCCCAACCCCTTCACGGCGCTGCTGGGTGCCGCCACCGGCGAGGAGCTCGTGACCCGGGCGGCCATCGCGAGCCCGGTCACCCATGTGAGGCCCGGCTCCACGCCTCCCCCGTTCCTCCTGATCCACGGCACGAAGGACGGGCTGGTGCCGTACAGCCAGAGCGAGGCCCTCGCCCAGGCGCTCGAAGGGATCGAGGCCGAGGTGACCCTGCGGGCCGTCCCGGACGCGGATCACATCTTCCTGGGCGCGACGGACGTCGCCCCCATCGTGGCCGAGAGCGTCGACTTCCTCGTACGCCATCTGATGCCCGCAACGGCGACCGCCCGCTGA
- a CDS encoding phosphatase PAP2 family protein, whose protein sequence is MTGTLTADDTPKTHGRPHPGPTGPSTAVLAFGLACTALAAGLGLALRNPSARSAIQRADHHWLVWMGGPHDGVYATSAAVLNWFGGPLGVVVPLALLLFLLMQRRWWSTAYLVTAYLLGDMAVVQLLKHLVDRPRPAHPLVRVDHGSFPSGHAAGAALLVVVVGAVLVPAARRRSWWLIGGGFTLAMMWSRTWLHAHWLSDTIAGASIGAGAALLLWGAFAPLLAGEDASGRLARNQDGVRRRQLRDVGSPEQRVDGVRHHGG, encoded by the coding sequence ATGACCGGCACCTTGACCGCGGACGACACCCCGAAAACGCACGGCCGCCCCCATCCGGGTCCCACCGGACCGAGCACCGCGGTGCTGGCGTTCGGACTGGCCTGCACGGCTCTCGCGGCGGGGCTGGGGCTGGCCCTGCGCAACCCGTCCGCACGATCGGCGATTCAGCGGGCCGACCACCACTGGCTCGTCTGGATGGGCGGGCCCCACGACGGCGTGTACGCGACATCGGCGGCCGTCCTCAACTGGTTCGGCGGCCCGCTCGGCGTCGTCGTACCCCTTGCCCTGCTGCTCTTCCTCCTGATGCAGCGGCGATGGTGGTCGACGGCCTACCTGGTGACGGCCTATCTGCTGGGCGACATGGCCGTCGTGCAGCTCCTCAAGCACCTGGTCGACCGGCCGCGTCCCGCCCATCCCCTGGTCCGTGTGGATCACGGCTCTTTTCCGTCCGGGCATGCCGCCGGGGCGGCGCTGCTCGTGGTGGTCGTCGGTGCGGTGCTTGTCCCGGCGGCCCGCCGGCGCTCGTGGTGGCTGATCGGCGGCGGCTTCACCCTGGCAATGATGTGGAGCCGCACATGGCTGCACGCCCACTGGCTCAGTGACACCATCGCCGGTGCCTCCATCGGGGCCGGCGCTGCGCTCCTTCTCTGGGGTGCCTTCGCCCCGCTGCTGGCCGGGGAAGACGCGTCAGGACGACTGGCGCGGAACCAGGACGGCGTCCGTCGGCGGCAGTTGAGGGACGTCGGTTCCCCTGAGCAGCGCGTCGATGGTGTCCGCCACCACGGCGGATGA
- a CDS encoding LacI family DNA-binding transcriptional regulator — MAQEPNTAASITSADVARLAGVSRATVSFVLNNTQAHRVSDTTRARVLAAAQQLGYVPHAAARSLRAGRSNLVLIPASVSAVGGLVSSWLDDLHSELERHGYIAVLHAGRYADPAAGARAWAELRPAAVLALDGDRLTGAAVDVLRRAGISALLAYASQPTPAVHTFTFDHARIGEVAAEHLVERGYERIGVILPGERGLDTFAQPRLAGARAVASRSRATVTPVPMSYTRESAIGLAERWRDLDLDAVFAYNDEYASLLLHAFQAEGISVPDEVAVVGADDLVPSALERPALTTVRLDLPSSAVVADTIDALLRGTDVPQLPPTDAVLVPRQSS, encoded by the coding sequence ATGGCCCAGGAGCCGAACACGGCGGCGTCGATCACGAGCGCGGACGTGGCCCGACTGGCCGGGGTGTCACGGGCCACGGTGTCGTTCGTCCTCAACAACACCCAGGCGCACCGCGTGAGCGACACGACGCGGGCGCGGGTGCTGGCGGCGGCCCAGCAACTGGGGTACGTCCCGCACGCGGCGGCGCGATCCCTGCGAGCAGGCCGCAGCAACCTGGTGCTGATCCCCGCTTCCGTCTCGGCGGTCGGTGGTCTGGTCAGCAGCTGGCTCGACGACCTGCACAGCGAGCTCGAGCGGCACGGCTACATCGCGGTTCTCCACGCGGGCCGGTACGCCGACCCGGCCGCCGGAGCCCGCGCCTGGGCGGAGCTGCGCCCGGCCGCGGTCCTGGCGCTGGACGGGGATCGCCTGACCGGGGCTGCCGTCGACGTGCTCCGGCGCGCCGGGATCTCGGCTCTGCTCGCCTACGCCTCTCAGCCCACCCCGGCGGTCCACACGTTCACCTTCGACCACGCCAGGATCGGCGAGGTCGCGGCGGAACACCTGGTCGAGCGGGGTTACGAGCGGATCGGTGTGATCCTGCCGGGCGAGCGAGGCCTGGACACCTTCGCCCAGCCGCGCCTGGCCGGCGCCCGGGCCGTGGCCTCCCGGAGCAGGGCCACCGTCACCCCTGTACCGATGAGCTATACCCGGGAGTCGGCCATCGGGTTGGCGGAGCGGTGGCGGGACCTCGACCTCGACGCGGTGTTCGCGTACAACGACGAGTACGCCAGCCTGCTCCTGCACGCCTTCCAGGCCGAGGGCATCTCTGTACCCGATGAGGTGGCCGTCGTCGGGGCCGACGACCTCGTGCCCTCCGCCCTGGAGCGCCCTGCGCTCACCACGGTGCGCCTGGATCTGCCGTCATCCGCCGTGGTGGCGGACACCATCGACGCGCTGCTCAGGGGAACCGACGTCCCTCAACTGCCGCCGACGGACGCCGTCCTGGTTCCGCGCCAGTCGTCCTGA
- a CDS encoding glycoside hydrolase family 3 protein, producing MNKTSPSRPRTLTAPCGTVFRDLNGNGIMEPYENPGLPVDERVRDLLERMTPEEQAGLLFQTMITMNEDGSLMEPEPGAPDDPMRASTSRMVTGKCMNHFNLFGAAAPRRMAEWNNRLQDLAASTRLGIPVTVSTDPRNGFVDNPATAVQTQGFSLWPEPVGLAAIGDEELVRRHADIVRQEYLAVGIRLALHPMADLATEPRWARLSGTFGSDADSAARLIGAYIRGLQGDSLGPGSVSTMTKHFPGAGPQKDGEDAHFPYGREQVYPGGNFDYHLVPFEAAFAAGTSQVMPYYAMPVGTDHEEVGFGFNKGVITGLLRGKYGFDGIVCTDWGLVTDSTIFGAPFPARAWGVEHLDRLTRVERILDAGADQLGGEAAPELIVELVRAGRVPTDRIAESAARLLREKFVLGLFDNPYVDPDEAERVCGNGGFAAAGLAAQSRSITVLKDRPTGAGSPLFPIAADARIYVHGVDPEVAGQYATVVATPEEADVAVLRVNAPFERRTEGFESFFRAGRLNFTEEELRPILDVVRAVPTMVDIFLDRPAVIPEIAEQAAALVADYGASDIALLDVLFGRAKAEGRLPFELPRSMEAVAAGREDVPNDSVDPLFPYGHGLRQ from the coding sequence GTGAACAAGACATCGCCCTCCCGGCCGCGCACGCTCACTGCTCCCTGCGGCACTGTGTTCCGGGACCTCAACGGCAACGGAATCATGGAGCCCTACGAGAATCCCGGCCTGCCCGTGGACGAGCGCGTGCGTGATCTGCTGGAGCGCATGACGCCGGAGGAACAGGCAGGGCTGCTGTTCCAGACGATGATCACCATGAACGAGGACGGTTCGCTCATGGAACCGGAGCCCGGGGCGCCGGACGACCCGATGCGTGCCTCCACGTCCCGCATGGTGACCGGGAAGTGCATGAATCACTTCAACCTCTTCGGGGCTGCGGCTCCCCGTCGCATGGCCGAGTGGAACAACCGCCTCCAGGACCTCGCGGCAAGCACCCGCCTGGGAATTCCGGTGACCGTCTCCACCGACCCACGCAACGGCTTCGTCGACAATCCCGCCACCGCGGTGCAGACGCAGGGCTTCTCACTCTGGCCCGAGCCGGTCGGGCTCGCGGCCATCGGCGACGAGGAACTGGTCCGCCGCCACGCCGACATCGTCCGCCAGGAGTACCTCGCCGTAGGCATCCGCCTCGCCCTGCATCCGATGGCCGACCTCGCGACGGAGCCGCGATGGGCGCGTCTGTCGGGAACCTTCGGCTCCGACGCGGACTCGGCTGCCCGGCTCATCGGGGCGTACATCCGCGGCCTCCAGGGAGACTCCCTCGGCCCAGGCAGCGTCAGCACCATGACGAAGCACTTCCCCGGCGCCGGACCGCAGAAGGACGGTGAGGACGCCCACTTCCCCTACGGCCGTGAGCAGGTCTACCCGGGCGGCAACTTCGACTACCACCTCGTCCCGTTCGAGGCGGCGTTCGCCGCAGGGACCTCGCAGGTCATGCCCTACTACGCCATGCCGGTGGGTACCGACCACGAGGAGGTCGGCTTCGGGTTCAACAAGGGCGTCATCACTGGGCTGTTGCGCGGAAAGTACGGCTTCGACGGCATCGTCTGCACGGACTGGGGGCTGGTCACCGACTCGACCATTTTCGGGGCGCCCTTTCCCGCCCGTGCGTGGGGTGTGGAGCATCTCGACCGGCTCACCCGCGTCGAGCGCATCCTCGACGCGGGCGCCGACCAGCTCGGAGGCGAAGCGGCACCCGAACTGATCGTGGAACTCGTACGGGCCGGAAGAGTGCCGACGGACCGCATCGCCGAGTCGGCGGCACGACTCCTCCGGGAGAAGTTCGTGCTCGGCCTCTTCGACAATCCCTACGTCGATCCGGACGAGGCCGAACGCGTCTGCGGCAACGGTGGGTTCGCCGCGGCCGGACTTGCCGCGCAGAGCCGGTCCATCACCGTGCTGAAGGACCGGCCGACCGGAGCCGGGTCACCGCTGTTCCCGATCGCCGCCGACGCCAGGATCTACGTCCACGGCGTCGATCCGGAAGTGGCCGGACAGTACGCCACCGTGGTGGCCACACCCGAAGAGGCAGATGTCGCCGTCCTGCGCGTCAACGCCCCCTTCGAGCGGCGGACGGAGGGGTTCGAAAGCTTCTTCCGGGCCGGCCGGCTCAACTTCACCGAGGAGGAGCTGCGGCCGATCCTGGACGTCGTCCGGGCGGTGCCCACGATGGTCGACATCTTCCTCGACCGCCCCGCGGTCATTCCGGAGATCGCGGAGCAGGCAGCCGCGCTCGTGGCCGACTACGGTGCCTCGGACATCGCCCTGCTCGATGTGCTGTTCGGCAGGGCGAAAGCCGAAGGGCGCCTCCCCTTCGAACTGCCGAGGTCCATGGAAGCCGTCGCCGCCGGCCGGGAGGACGTGCCCAACGACTCGGTGGACCCGCTGTTCCCGTACGGCCACGGTCTCCGGCAGTAG